From Pseudochaenichthys georgianus chromosome 15, fPseGeo1.2, whole genome shotgun sequence:
CTTTTGTCTGACTAGTTACCACATAAGCCTTACTAGTGATGCCAGGAGCAGCACTAGTAGCACTAAAGTACCAACATGTAAGCTCTTTGATGAACTAGTGGCCCTCTGACCGTACTAGTGACACTAAAAGTCTTACAAGTTAACTAGTGCGCTGCAAAAGCTCTGACATGTTAACTAGTTACAAAAAAAGCtgaactagttaactagtggcaTACATTTTTctgcactagttaactagtagcACCCAGAATCACTCACTAGTTAACTAAAGGCAAAATGTTCACTAGTTGACGCCTCTTTTGACCTTACTAGTTAACTGTGGCTCAAAATGTCTACACGTTAACTAGTGAACCCTTTGCCttttactagttaactagtgaggCTTAAAGGTTCCATTATGGCAAGCCATTTGAGTATTTATTCCATATCCTTGATATCAGACGGCAGCTGCCTACACTAGTTGGCTCTTTGATTGCACTTGTTAGATTTATGTTCAAACTAGTTTGGCACTCTGCTTTACTAGTTCAAGAAAACATTATACTAGTCACTCTTTTTCAGCAACTAGTGGCCCTTTTGTCTGACTAGTTACCACATACAGTATGCCAGTGACGCCAGGAGCAGCATTAGTAGCACCAAAGTCCCAACTTGTAAGCTTGTTGATGAACTGGTGGCCGCCGTCTGATATCAAGGATATGGAATAAATACTCAAATGGCTTGCCATAGATGACCATATATCTAACAAGTGAAATCAAAGAGCCAACTAGTGTAGGCAGCTGCCGTCTGATATCAAGGATATGGAATAAATACTCAAATGGCTTGCCATAACTGTTTATAAGTACTACTTGTAGCCAACTGGCGAGGCAAGACTGGGCGCTACAGGGTGGGACGAGGTCTTCCTCAAACCCAGCTCATCAGTCTCTGGGTTGGAGGTCTGCTGGGCTCGATGGATCTCTAATTTCCTCATCCACTGAAAACACAAGTCTGTAGCCTCGGCACCATCTGAGTTTGGCTCCGGTTGCCTCAAACCCTGGAAAGAGAAAGACATTTTGCAGGCGGCAATTCACATAACAGAGAGTTAGAGCTGTATCGTATCAATATGAGAAAACTTCGTAATTAATGCTTGTTTTTTAGATAAAATGTTTACAGTGATGCAGGCTGACTCTGCCGCGTGGACCCCTCGCAGGACAGTTTGGAGTAGATTCTGAGTGTTCTTCACCAGGATCTCATCAGATGATTTGCAGCCAGGTGTTACAGCATTGACGCTATGAATAAAAAGCGTCCAGTTATTATTGTTTTCTAGCTTAGTTCTTCTCACCATGTGTCATACACTATACCAACCAGGAGATGATGTTGAGCTGGTTGGCGATGGTGAGAATCTGCTCAACTACAAGGGAAAGTTCAACTGTGCACTGTTTATCCAGACAGTGGTTGGCAATAACTCTGAGGAACTGAGTTACTGACTGGCTGTTTGAGATCACATCTTTGGCTGCAGTGACAAATGCCTCTTTATTCTGTAAAAGAAAGAATGATTGTAGATGAGGGTGCCTACAAATATCCATATCCATGCAGTAAAGGGCCCTCTGGTGGTTATTACCGGTATTGGTCCTTTCTTCTTCAAGTACTGAGTCATATAACATAGGGTGTCAGCCATCTTCCTTGTCACCTGGACAATTCGGTTGTCCTTGGGATCCCAGCTGTCACTTTCTTGCTTAAGAAAAAGCGACGTGTGTGTCAACGAGGGAGTCTCTTTGTATGTGCCAAACCAGACACCTTCCTATAGATAAAAACATGGAGGTGAGTTATTGAGACATAAAGGAATCACCACATTTTAAAACAGTGTTAATATTGAGATACATACATATttttccacatttccaggtcCGAATTTGGCCACAGCTTCCATGTTCATATTGGGTTCTGCAGCATTAACACTTTCTGTGTGGCCTTTCTGCCAGGATGTCATTGTCGTGTCAGAGCGAAATTCCACCTCTTTGTCTTTAGATGGCACTGTAGCCAACACTTCTCTGACATCCTCATATGTTTTGCCCTGTAGACCCATCATGATGTGCTCTTTTGCCTCTTGGTGAATCCCATCCTGCTTCCTGACCTCCTCCACCACATAGTGAGCTTTGGCTGACCAACACTGTATCTGCACATCCAGACTGAGTGTGTCACAAATGTAGTGAGTCTCCACCATGAGCCTTGCCCTGCTGATTATATCTGAGATCTGAAAAGACAGGTGGTCGTTGATAGACCTCAGGTTAGAACGGGCACGTGGGTCACGGACGTAGTGTAAGCAGTCATCGACTCTTTTTATTGCAGGTTTTACATTTTCCAAAAGTGTTTCCGCTGCGCTGTCAAACGTTTGCTCTGCTTCTTCTGTGTTGTTCTCCCGAAATTGTTGAGCAAAATCATGAGCAATGCCGACAATCTTTTGAATTGCTGTGTCATAATCCTTATTTGCTTTGCTTAGATGAACAAAAAGCACTCTAATTGTAATCAAAAGATGTCTCTGAAAAAATTCAGATTTTGCAAGTTGCATTACACTTGGCATTATGTCAAGCTCTTCGGCAGCTTTGAGAAATGCTTCAGTCAGGGATTTGAGTTCATCCTGgtaatctgttatctgtttcGATTTGTAAGCACTTTTACAATTCAGGCTGGTTAGCCGCGCTGCCTCTTGGATTCGTAGTGAGTTCTCTGACAACACTGAGAGCTTTTTCTGAGGGCTCAACTGGTGCACTGCGGTCGATGTTCCCATAATCTTATCAAGAGAATTTAGCAAAATCTGAATGGACAGGCCCCAGAGGATACAAAGTGCCTCGAGTTGATCTACCTGTCCTTTCAATGAGGTGGAAAACTCTACCAGATATTTTGTGTTGTTGTGGGCTTTGTTCAGCTTGTTGTGTAAAACGCTCAATGTTTCTTGACCATTGCTTTGTGAGGGTAAATCAGATGATGTCAAAAGCTGGACCACATCAGCACATAAAGTCATCACTTCATTCAGTTGCTGCGAAACACTGGCTGCCATTGTTGGCCGATTTCCTTGCAGCTCAGTATAAATAGCTTGATACCAGGCTCCAGCTACTGGCAGTAAAACCTTCCGGGTGTTGTTAATAAGATCAGTAAACTGCGTGCTGTGTTTGTAGAGGCTCTCCATGCTCATTGCTGAACTCATTGCCGTTTCTTGAGCCGTTTGGACGAGCAGCGGAGTTAGTGACACCACCTCTGCTCTAAAGCTGTCCAACGTCTTACAATCAACCGCATCAACAATGGCCATGGCCTCCTTTGTGGCTTGGGCGTAGCAGTTTGACAGCTCGAGAACACCAGTGCAGGCACGGTTGAGTTCTGTCACATCCTTCCCTTTAGTCACAGTCACAACTTCATACAAGAGGGGTAAAAGGTCAAATTCAAGAGGCTTGTGGATCAGTTTGGGCTCAACGGAGACAGCTGGCATCTGTAAATCATCAATGTCATATTTACGAGCCAGTTCTGCTTCTACGGTTTCTTCATCTGAGTGCTCATCCTCACGTACGATGGGGGAATCCCTCTCTGTAGCCTCAAAAACAGGGGAGCCTTTTATCATATGATCCAGGTGAAGTTCACAGGTGTCTTTGACTGATACACATGACCGTGAGACTTCTGGTTGACGTGCCCCCTCGCGCAATGGGCTAAGGAGATGTGGATGTTGTTGGCCGTCCAGTCCCTTTCTGAgcacttttaaatgttgaatagCCATAGAAACATTATCTGAGAAAGTAGAATATACCTCTACGTTTAGACTGGAACCTAAAAGCATGTCTCTGACTGACTCTGCCACTTTGGTTCGAGATGACTGAACCTGTTtgagcagcaccaggaggccaTTTCTGTAGATTGGGTCATTACTTCTGTCCAAGTGCCTCCTCACTGAGTAAACTGCCAGCTTCAAGTGACAAATAAGGTTTGCTGCATGTTCATCAAACAGTTTATAGCTTTGCTCTCTGTACGCTGTGACACATCCATGCTGATCACTGACCACCTCATCGATAGCAACGCTGGTGAACTCTCTCACATCCATTACATCACTGAGAGCATCCTGAAGCTGACTAGTCTCCTCCTCCCATTTCTGACACACTTCATGAAGCTTTTGAACAGTTTGCATCGAATTATCTGCCAGATCAAGTGACAGAGATGCGATCCGAGCCCTGAGTCTTGTAAGGCTTACTCGCGAGTTCTCAACGTTCTCCAAACTCTTCGCATCAACAGCCACAGCTGAGATGAAATCTGCCACTTGGATTATTCTATCAGTGGAAGATATCAAATCCTCAACTAGCGGCTGAATAAAGGTTAGATCCATATCTGTAGAAGAATGCGAAACCAGGATCTGTCTCGTCACATTTAAAAGTTCCTCCACTATAGAAGATGCTGTCAGAAATGTGTCCAAGACTTGATAATGAACAGTAGTCATCAAAGATTTGTCAAGCGTTTGTATTTGTTGCGCCAAAAAAGTGCAAGGCTTTTCAACGCTCTGCTCTGAATCATCCTCTGAggactttaaaatcatttttatGTCTGACCAGAACTGCAGGATGTGACGACAATGAGCGACCACTTTTTGTTGAAACTCCCTACGAGAAGAGTTTGCCACCACCATACAGTGAAACACAATATCCCTCACCAGGCTGTCAAAGCTAGAGCCTTGGATTGATGAGGTGGTAGAACTAGTAAGTAGTTGCAAAAGACTGTTCCTCCTCTCTATGTAATACCCGCAAGGACCCATTGATGTACTGTGGCATTCACTTCTCAGGGTTTTAATAATGTCATTCACTGTGCTCTGCACCTTGTCCAGGATATACCTCTTGGCTGCCTGCGCCTCCTCGCTTGTTGGATGTTTGATGGTGGTACACATGGCCGTGTGCAGCATGGAGATGCACCGCCTCAGGGTCTCTAAGGAATCTAGAAGCTGTTCGGTTTGTCTTGGGTCCTGTAAGGCATTTGCTCTCTCCATTGTCAGACTATGGAGAATAAGCAGAGCCTCAGAAAACACCTGGAAATATTTGAGTAGAGACTTGATGTCGATGGAGGAGCCGAGATCAGAGAGGCACTCCAAAACCTGATCAGAAGCAGCTACCACTCTCCTGATATTTGCATCATCGTCCACTAACAGAACCTAGGAGCACAGTGGCAGAAAAAGGAACGTGTTACTGCTTGTTGTGATTTTCTTAGCTAAGctatagagcagtggttctcaaatgggggtatgcggacccctaggggtatgttggagtactgcagggggtacgtgagatttattttgtgttttgtgtagataaatataccaattttaggaaaagtaacgaagtttgagcagtgtgggttttatattaatagactagagttacacatatttcaaaacacgAAGTGTAATAATTGCAggttgcctccctgtcagaatgacaaagatcctcagtgaagcacaagcccatgtttctcactacatttttagtacaacttattaaaaagatcagttcaatgcaactaatgtcgtcttagtgttattgcatgatgttaaaattggttgtccatgaatttagtgatggattgtaaacatttgaaatgtagcatttaagtgtttctcagttacaatgttgtggttttaataaatcagacactgatggtgcaaggctgtactgtacctctttatataggctttttcccctaacaaatagtttttgcgctgatcagggggtacttggctgaatatttttttcaaagggggtacattattgaaaaaagtttgagaatcactgctatAGAGGCATCAAACTGTGATGAAATGGGGCGTGTTGACTTTGGTGATCTTGTAACCTTTCCTCATTACAAACCTACATTTGTATGCACATACATCACGAATGAAAACCAGTTGTGGTACAAAGGTACTATATATAATGTCACTTATATTGCTGTACGAGTGCCTAATATTCTGAGAAAAGCAATATTGGGTTAAGGCCAGATAGTCTTTCAATCCATACCTGATGATTTGATAATGATAGTGAAAAAACATGATCCGTAAGTGTGCTAAAATAGTTTTCTCCGATCTAAAGAGCCTTTTCAAAAACCATAAGGAATACAAATGAAAGGGTCTCAAACACCATGTGATTTTATACGAGAGCATAACGTATTGTAAAATGAAAGAGATTATGACAGTCTCAACTTTTGTGTCCGTTTAATAAATGTACATGCAGTAGCTGAAGTATACCTTTATAAAGTATAGACAATGAAATAAAGATAAGATATCAATCAGTAGCCTACAATAAAAACGGTATCTGTCTTCacaaattaacaaaaaagttattTCTAACAACATTGGAAGCTGAGGGGAAGGATCATGAATCAGAAGTTCAGATTGTTCAGGTGCTAAGTTTAAATAGCCTTTTATTGTGTTAAGAAGTATTCCCTTTTAGGGATACATCTAGTAAAGTATTCATCAGATGCAGCTGTGGAAGATGAATCTATTGTAAAGTTGCTATGCTTTTAATCAGTCAGTGTCTGCAGCCATTCCTTCCTCCCTAACTCTGCACCACACACAACAACCAGCATGGACGTTGTAATATGTTATATTGAATTTATATTTAGTAACATACTTGGAGCCCCCTTCTAAACCAAGACAAACAAATAATACTTTACTTTGACTACTCCCAGGAAGACATTCTGTGTTGCAGTGATGAGTTCCTCTCTGTGCTCAGT
This genomic window contains:
- the LOC117459846 gene encoding uncharacterized protein, with the translated sequence MIKGSPVFEATERDSPIVREDEHSDEETVEAELARKYDIDDLQMPAVSVEPKLIHKPLEFDLLPLLYEVVTVTKGKDVTELNRACTGVLELSNCYAQATKEAMAIVDAVDCKTLDSFRAEVVSLTPLLVQTAQETAMSSAMSMESLYKHSTQFTDLINNTRKVLLPVAGAWYQAIYTELQGNRPTMAASVSQQLNEVMTLCADVVQLLTSSDLPSQSNGQETLSVLHNKLNKAHNNTKYLVEFSTSLKGQVDQLEALCILWGLSIQILLNSLDKIMGTSTAVHQLSPQKKLSVLSENSLRIQEAARLTSLNCKSAYKSKQITDYQDELKSLTEAFLKAAEELDIMPSVMQLAKSEFFQRHLLITIRVLFVHLSKANKDYDTAIQKIVGIAHDFAQQFRENNTEEAEQTFDSAAETLLENVKPAIKRVDDCLHYVRDPRARSNLRSINDHLSFQISDIISRARLMVETHYICDTLSLDVQIQCWSAKAHYVVEEVRKQDGIHQEAKEHIMMGLQGKTYEDVREVLATVPSKDKEVEFRSDTTMTSWQKGHTESVNAAEPNMNMEAVAKFGPGNVEKYEGVWFGTYKETPSLTHTSLFLKQESDSWDPKDNRIVQVTRKMADTLCYMTQYLKKKGPIPNKEAFVTAAKDVISNSQSVTQFLRVIANHCLDKQCTVELSLVVEQILTIANQLNIISCVNAVTPGCKSSDEILVKNTQNLLQTVLRGVHAAESACITGLRQPEPNSDGAEATDLCFQWMRKLEIHRAQQTSNPETDELGLRKTSSHPVAPSLASPVGYK
- the LOC117459407 gene encoding vinculin; this translates as MSSLFEHGLIRTAAVERVVAPIASHLCHLVLLCDGAEDPEHFTQLEGAAQAVAKATENMAAEASRAIRDTEDEVLHMEMSSLFESVTVSGQHVLLAAQKLNIQPSLTEHREELITATQNVFLGVVKVLLVDDDANIRRVVAASDQVLECLSDLGSSIDIKSLLKYFQVFSEALLILHSLTMERANALQDPRQTEQLLDSLETLRRCISMLHTAMCTTIKHPTSEEAQAAKRYILDKVQSTVNDIIKTLRSECHSTSMGPCGYYIERRNSLLQLLTSSTTSSIQGSSFDSLVRDIVFHCMVVANSSRREFQQKVVAHCRHILQFWSDIKMILKSSEDDSEQSIWI